One stretch of Eupeodes corollae chromosome 2, idEupCoro1.1, whole genome shotgun sequence DNA includes these proteins:
- the LOC129944930 gene encoding uncharacterized protein LOC129944930, with amino-acid sequence MTLNANTNIWKEIFQIIQNHPAIWKIKSTEYRNIMKKNQAWESILEKYKEIDPDGTLATIKNKITNIRTCYRRDLKKVADSLKSGAGGEDVYIPSLWYFYELDFLRDQEEASESVSTVDFDVEALKEIRPKRSKNNPKQDFLQQACAQLESMKKMTMKMMQLSMQSPGHVPSGNLTLSKGFMQKKALKKFSFLVNLNN; translated from the exons ATGACTCTCAACGCGAACACGAATATTTGGAAAGAAATTttccaaataattcaaaatcatccagctatttggaaaataaaaagcaCCGAATATAGAAATATAATGAAGAAAAACCAGGCATGGGAATCAATTTTAGAGAAGTATAAAGAAATTGACCCTGACGGTACCTTGGccacaattaaaaacaaaataactaacaTCAGAACGTGCTACCGTCGGGATCTGAAAAAAGTAGCCGATTCCCTAAAATCTGGAGCTGGGGGAGAAGATGTTTATATTCCCTCGTTATGGTATTTTTACGAGTTGGATTTTCTTCGAGACCAGGAAGAGGCTTCCGAAAGCGTCTCAACAGTAGATTTCGATGTTGAAGCGTTAAAG gaaATTCGGCCTAAACGCAGCAAGAACAATCCGAAACAAGATTTTCTGCAACAAGCCTGCGCCCAACTTGAGTCGATGAAAAaaatgacgatgaagatgatgcAATTATCCATGCAAAGTCCTGGGCATGTTCCTTCAGGAAACTTGACCCTGAGCAAAGGCTTTATGCAAAAAAAAGCATTGAAGAAATTCTCATTCTTAGTGAACTTAAACAACTAA